CAGTTCTTCTTTCAAAGCGACCATTAAGCGGTCATTAAAATCACCTGACATCACGTTATCTTTGATCACCTCAGATGATCATCAAGGGAGGGCTAGGGACAAAGACTTTTGAGCGTAATACATggcagcaaagcaaaagtAATGGCGGGTGCACGATGGTAATCAAGATGGCAAGTGGTGCCAGGCGGCAAGGAGAGCAAGGCGACAGTCAGTGCAAGGCGATGTGTCCAaaaagtgagtgaaagtgcgtgtaaacaaaaaattacagTGTAGTGAAAGAATTATATAAAGAGCTTGAAGTAGTTCGGCCACCAACTTTTGCTCTCGTTAtactgttttggtttttttattttctcttaCATTTTTcttggtattttatttatatggtCTCTAAAAAGTATTTACAAAATTATATAAAGTACCCACTCGGAAATCTCACACCACGGTAGATATCGCTCGAAGAAAACGGAACTTTCAACTGaaactttaaaattaaatttaaattttcccATGCAAATATTGTATTCAAAAATGATAGTTGTAAAATAATATGGTTTTAtttggtagaaaacttaacaaGATCcaactaaatatgtatgtacatacgtaaaTGTATAATTAAACCAACATGCTTGCATTATTGTCGCAAAACTCATAAATATTAtcaacaaattgcatttcgtttgcttttttaGCAACATGAGGTGTTTCTcctttctgttgttgttcttctttcgatgctgccacgcccacaccgcAGCAATTTTCGTCTGCCGTCTCCTCGAGAGTCATCCGCTTGAGGTTATTGATCAGGGATATGTCGTGTCTCATTTCGTTCTTCAGGTCGAGCAGCTCGTGCTCCGTTTTGATTATGTCCTCGGCATAGGCTTCGATGTTTTGCTGCAGCTGTCCCACGGAGACCTCCATTTCCGGCCGCCTATAGCGTTCGTTCTGAATCCTATACATCCGGCACTTCTCAGACAGTTGACGTGTCAGCGCGTACTCCCTTTCGTAGCGAACGTTCATGTCAGCGTGCAGGGATGCCAACTTATTGCGAACACTGTTGCGCAACGGTCGATCCTTGCGCCTGcgtatataattataattcaCGTTATTATTGCATTCGTTTGGAGGATTCGCTGCCGcggctgctgtttctgttgctgtggccagaGTCGGTCGTCGACGACGGCGCTGCTTGGCGACCCGATTTTCGGCGAGTTTATATAGCTTGCCCTTCGAACAGTTTCCCGTGGCACTGTACAATTGATCCGGCATGATGGCCAGAAGCAGCTCATCGGCCGCCGGTTGTCTTTTGCCCTTTTTGTTGAGCAGACATCTATCCTTTGTCTTGTTGGGCACTTTGGGAGGAGTATTTGTGGGCTTTGGCAtattctttttgcttttgctcagATGCAGGAGCTTCTTTAGCCACTTGATCATCGAAAAGCTGCCACTTGGCGGAGCATGTGGCATCAACTGCAGCGTCATGGGATCCCTGAAGTTGTCTCGATGCTTGAGCGACAGGCGCAGCTGTAAAAGGAAGTGGGAAAAGGACGAGATTGTAGTGTACTGTATAATCTTTTTAGATTTCCCCAAACTTTTGCGAAGCTACTCCATTAGGAAACCATTAGGACTTAGGACCGTGCTAATGGGGGAGCTCGATCATAAAAAATTTACAACATAATTACCCcccaaatataaatatgaatcTTAATACAAAAATCAATAGCAAAAGCAAATTGATTTCGTTGGGTGCGTCATGGGGAAATACCGAAAGAAAAGGCTCAGAGCGCATAAGTCAAATACGAAGACAATCAaacagacatatgtatgtacatatgtatgctctGGGGTGGTGTGACcaaaggggaagggggggagtAGGAGGGGGTGGTCGGGGGCGACATGAATTTCACATTTCTTTCTGGCTTGCGTGTGGCGCCAGGACGACCGAGCGACCGAGCGACCGAAGAGAGAAAAAACGCTTATTATGCAATCACTGTAGACTTTTTTGGGCTCAGTTTTTGCACGCCAGGTGGGCGCTTAGGCAGAATAGGGGGGAAGGGGTGGGGAGCTGCCTGCCTCTTATTACCTCATTGTGTACACGGCTCCAAGCGCGCCAAACGGGCAAAATGGCCATGTTGCCGTCGTAGCTTCGCTCTATGCCGCCCCAACTTTCCGTTATAATGTAATCGCTGTAGTCACgcgatgctgctgccgtcgatgtcgctgccgccgccgccgccgccgtttCCTTTGTAGTAGCTGTTGCCCTCTGGCCGCCATCTTGTATTTTTCAAAACGGAACCCAacggaaaaaaagaaacgtaagaaaagagaaagaacaaaaaaacaatacaataaTTGTAAATGAAAAAGgaacatacataaataaataaaaaggcaAATTGTGAAATAGAAATGAGCGAAACCTGCAGTCACGTCACATCAGGATACTCTCTGCCCTCTGTCCCTATACTGCAACATTTTGCTTTTTCACAGCTGTCACAATGTGgatccatcccatcccctactgcatacatatatgtatatatatcgtataaatattgatttaCCTTTGGCATCATCACTGCTGCAGTGTTGCCCAGCGCCAACAACGTTGCTCAGCTCGTCATCAATCAGGGCCTTGATTATGTCATTGCATGTGGTTTTGTTGGTAACACCCGATACGTATCGCGGCTCGCCATCGTCCATCCAAATGGGGATTTCCTTATGGCCTTGCTCCTGTTTTTTGGTAAAGCCccagaaagagaggaaaagaAGACAGGCGTTAATCATTTGTTGACCCAAACATCagttttgattttaattacaGTCGAATTTTAGATGATGGATGGCAATATTTAGTGGTATCGGAATCAACTTTCGGACAGCACTGATCTTATTGATAGGGAAATCTGTATCTTCGAAGaagttttgtattttctgtttCCAAAGTGTAAAGATTCTAACATGAAAATGGTTGCACAACCAAAGAATTACAATCAATTTTCTAGCTGAATGGCAAACACTATTTCCCCGGAAGACCTGTACcaggtgccggtgccggtgccggtgccggtgacGGTGCTGGGCATGGGCACCCTGTCCATGCATATGACTAACCAACACTTACTACCAACTCCTCCCACCTGGccctgtgccagtgccagtggtaGTGCAAGTGGTAGTgcctgtgccagtgcctgCCCACCCAATTAGATGATTTGTTTGATTTCAGTGGAAaagctgccgccaccgccgaaATGCAGGGGAAACGCGTGAGTTGAGgtgaggcgaggcgaggcaagGAGAGAAGAGAAGTGGTTGGAGGCACTTACCACAGTGCTATTAACGCCATAGAGGGAAATGGAACGATGGCGTCGACTGGCCGGGCCACCGTTTCCGCTTCCCTTGctgtgtttatttttgcatgtCGGTGGTGGCATCGCGGGTGGTGCTAGTGGCAGTGCTGCGTCCACCAAACGTTCCTCGAATGCAACCTGCTTATTATGGTGCTGCTTATGGTTGTTGGTGCCTTGATTTTGACATCGCCTGGTGGGCAGTATGGGGCTTTCGGGGAGATTCAGTAGCGATGGACAGCTGTCCAGATTATCATCGATGAATGTCGAGTTCTGTTGCTGCGGTGCCATGTTTGTTCGCTCCTTCCCGTCCAGGTATTTCTTTTCAAAAAAAACGCTCTCTCGTTAATTGGCACTGCAAGGATACAAGTATACAAGGATACAGTGTAAGAGGTATGTACTATAATGgaggggatatatatattttacgtATACGGTATTGTATCGTATGGTGTGCCAGTGTGGAAAACATGCAATATCCTTGTCAGacatttttgctgttgttgctgtcgccgTTTGGCTCCTGTGTTCGCCTACGTCTAACGATCAATTTAGATTTGTTGCTGGcgattaaataaattatgcacGAGCCTCTACCACTCTGTtgccacatacatatgtgccacttgtgtctgtctgcgtgtgtgtatctatAGTTGCAGCACATCCCCCCACAGCACCTAGACCCTGCCCACACTAAACCCAAACCCATCTAGATTCCTAGAAAATTGCCTACCAGCGCCAGTTGGCGCCGCTAGGCCATTATTCAGGACTGTACTGCCGGCATTTAGCCACATCACTCTCTACCCAAGTCGTACCGTACAGTAGCGTACAGTACCGTACCGTACACCTTCTCCTATCCTGACGAGGCTCTCCCCGTAATTTGTTGGTGCTTTCGATTATAGTTCCAGGGCGTTGTTCGGGCCTTGCActttgtatgcaaatttcagCTGAAGCcgaaaaacatttttgcattgcatttgcGGTGACTTATGAATTAATGCTAATTTATGCCATGCCGCCGGAAAATGCAGGCAAGAAGACAGCCTATGTACTCTCAAATTATATACACAATCACATGTATTGTCTGCGGAGAGGGGAAAATTGTAGGCCTCTAATTGAGTGGTACAGAAACAGATTCAGAAAATATGTAGAATCGGAAGGAATCGAATCATTAGTTTCTGCTTTCTTTTGATACAAAACCTTCACCATTCCTCATCGTCAAATATTCATATGCTCTCTGGACACATACCATGTACCCCTTTCTGGGCTGCTATTAGCCAAATGAATTATAAGTAAGGCAATTTGCAAAGGGATATTCTATTTTTACGAGTATTCGGATCCGTgagtgtgctgtgctgtgctgtgtctTTGATTACGCCGGACAGCGGACACCTGGGACACGTGGGACACCTAGGGGACACCTGGCCACACAACACATTCgcttaaaaatgtaatttccAATCAAGATAAGTTcaaatgtatgtaaatttcCCATTGGCGAGGCCAATTACTGTCTGTCcggcccccccaccccccactgcCGGACGGATAGTGCACTCTTAATTGTTTCTGTGGAGGAGTGCCACTCCCCCAACCCAAACCCATTATACATTTATGACCAAGCTATTGGCCAAGTTTTCAAAATACCTTTGACCCCAGAAGTTCAATGTCTCTCAAGTTTCCCCCTTGCGGAATACTATATTTTCAAGAGCTTCACAATTCTGAGCCCCCCTGCCAACCGAGCCTTAAATAATTGTTATACCATTCCCCAACCCCAGCCACCCAAGTTTTATACTTATATTCATTGCGTGTGAAGCAGAAATTAATTTGGTTTTCGGTATTGCGCATTGGTTTTCGAACAAGAAACTGAGCGAAAAATGACGTTAGTCGGTGGGCTGAtggggcgtatgagtaatattGAGATTGCTGTGATTCGATAGCAAAGAAATTgatcaaaaaaagaaaacatgcCACCTATTTGAAGGTTGAATCTCTGGTGAATAGGCATTCATGGCACTTACATTTGGTTTGACTGAGTTCATAGAGATCTAATACCTTTAAGGATCTTACGAGATTGCAAGCcttcatttatttatctaaATATTCTATACACACAAATAATTTAGATCTGTGTCTTTTAGAATTATGACTAAAGTTTGACATATTTGCTTCTTTTACCGAGGTAttctacatatatttttaacacTTACACTTAAACTTTttacacacagaaaaaacattgaaaaaaaTATTGATGTATCTGGTCATCGCCATGGCAGGTTAATTTCCTTGCGACCATTCAATTTGCTCCAGCAGCgatcaaacacaaaaaaaaaacaataaaaacatatatatgaacatatatatttgttaaGGCTGAAACTTTTCAGCTGCTGTTTCGAGCCGAACATTCGATTTTGGCACCCGCAGAACCACAGAATATATGAAAACCAACTGTGAATTCTCCCAGTGCCAAGAGCCAATGCCAGCAATAACGATCGCCGTAGTCGTTGTCTCAAACTAAGCTAAACTAAGCTAAACACTTTTCCTAAGCCTAAGCGAAGACCATCATCTATGGGCTTACCTCTGGAGGATCTTTCGTTTCGAATGATGTGTCTGTGTTCCCTTTTGGCCACAGGATGGATGAATAATTTGTTCTATCTCTGGTCTCTGCACTACTGGCTTTTGGCTACCAGTTCTCATGCTGCAGCCGCAAGGACATGTTAATCCTTTGAGCTTTGACACTTGACTGAAgttcaaatttgaattttgcGGCTATGTAAGGTGAGCCCAGGCTGGCGATggcgacgtcgacgtcgaagCCGCTAACAGTTAGCAGCTAGCAGC
The sequence above is a segment of the Drosophila pseudoobscura strain MV-25-SWS-2005 chromosome X, UCI_Dpse_MV25, whole genome shotgun sequence genome. Coding sequences within it:
- the meru gene encoding uncharacterized protein meru isoform X1, with the protein product MAPQQQNSTFIDDNLDSCPSLLNLPESPILPTRRCQNQGTNNHKQHHNKQVAFEERLVDAALPLAPPAMPPPTCKNKHSKGSGNGGPASRRHRSISLYGVNSTVEQGHKEIPIWMDDGEPRYVSGVTNKTTCNDIIKALIDDELSNVVGAGQHCSSDDAKDGGQRATATTKETAAAAAAATSTAAASRDYSDYIITESWGGIERSYDGNMAILPVWRAWSRVHNELRLSLKHRDNFRDPMTLQLMPHAPPSGSFSMIKWLKKLLHLSKSKKNMPKPTNTPPKVPNKTKDRCLLNKKGKRQPAADELLLAIMPDQLYSATGNCSKGKLYKLAENRVAKQRRRRRPTLATATETAAAAANPPNECNNNVNYNYIRRRKDRPLRNSVRNKLASLHADMNVRYEREYALTRQLSEKCRMYRIQNERYRRPEMEVSVGQLQQNIEAYAEDIIKTEHELLDLKNEMRHDISLINNLKRMTLEETADENCCGVGVAASKEEQQQKGETPHVAKKANEMQFVDNIYEFCDNNASMLV
- the meru gene encoding uncharacterized protein meru isoform X2 — translated: MMPKLRLSLKHRDNFRDPMTLQLMPHAPPSGSFSMIKWLKKLLHLSKSKKNMPKPTNTPPKVPNKTKDRCLLNKKGKRQPAADELLLAIMPDQLYSATGNCSKGKLYKLAENRVAKQRRRRRPTLATATETAAAAANPPNECNNNVNYNYIRRRKDRPLRNSVRNKLASLHADMNVRYEREYALTRQLSEKCRMYRIQNERYRRPEMEVSVGQLQQNIEAYAEDIIKTEHELLDLKNEMRHDISLINNLKRMTLEETADENCCGVGVAASKEEQQQKGETPHVAKKANEMQFVDNIYEFCDNNASMLV